The Sphaeramia orbicularis chromosome 18, fSphaOr1.1, whole genome shotgun sequence genome contains a region encoding:
- the hnrnpc gene encoding heterogeneous nuclear ribonucleoproteins C1/C2 isoform X2, translating into MDWSSSSTSSLMASSNVTNKTDPRSLNSRVFIGNLNTLLVTKADVEAIFSKYGKIVGCSVHKGYAFVQYSNERNARAAVAGEDGRMIVGQVLDINLAGEPKPHRSKTGKRSAGDMYSSSFDLDYDFQRDYYDRMYSYQSRVPPPPPPLSRAVIPSKRPRVSLSGGGSRRTKTSFSSSSKSSQRTSRTMKVDDLQTIKRELTQIKHKVDYLLDSLERMEKDHSKKSDMKSSKADPAEVSPLHSSTPTKKEDSLKRDRERDSQGLNDSEEEGDLLDDEDEVKSRGREDEEEEGEQEEGEDDGDSTNGDES; encoded by the exons ATGGA TTGGTCGTCGTCCTCCACCTCCAGCCTGATGGCCAGCAGCAACGTCACCAACAAGACAGACCCCCGCTCCCTGAATTCCCGCGTCTTCATCGGCAACCTCAACACCCTGCTGGTCACCAAGGCCGACGTGGAGGCCATCTTCTCCAAGTACGGTAAGATTGTCGGCTGCTCCGTCCACAAGGGCTACGCCTTCGTCCAGTACTCCAACGAGAGGAACGCCCGGGCCGCTGTTGCCGGCGAAGACGGACGCATGATCGTAGGACAAGTGTTAG ACATTAACCTGGCAGGCGAACCCAAGCCGCACAGATCGAAGACAGGGAAGCGTTCAGCTGGAGACATGTACAG TTCCTCTTTCGATTTGGATTATGACTTTCAGAGGGATTATTATGATAG GATGTACTCCTATCAGTCCCGGGTGCCTCCGCCTCCTCCACCCCTGTCCCGCGCCGTCATCCCCTCAAAGCGTCCAAGGGTCAGCCTGAGCGGCGGAGGCAGCAGACGAACCAAAACcagcttctcttcctcctccaagAGTAGCCAAAGGACCTCTCGCACAA TGAAGGTAGACGATCTGCAGACCATAAAGAGAGAACTCACCCAGATCAAACACAAGGTGGACTACCTTCTAGACAGCCTAGAGCGCATGGAGAAGGATCACAGCAAGAAGTCAG ACATGAAGAGCTCCAAAGCAGATCCAGCTGAGGTGTCTCCGCTCCACTCCTCCACCCCCACGAAGAAGGAGGACAGCCTGAAACGCGACAGAGAGAGGGACAGCCAGGGCCTGAACGACTCCGAGGAGGAGGGAGATCTGctggatgatgaagatgag gtgaaaagcagagggagagaggatgaagaggaggaaggtgagcaggaggaaggagaggacgaCGGAGATAGTACCAATGGAGACGagtcctaa
- the hnrnpc gene encoding heterogeneous nuclear ribonucleoproteins C1/C2 isoform X3: MASSNVTNKTDPRSLNSRVFIGNLNTLLVTKADVEAIFSKYGKIVGCSVHKGYAFVQYSNERNARAAVAGEDGRMIVGQVLDINLAGEPKPHRSKTGKRSAGDMYSSSFDLDYDFQRDYYDRMYSYQSRVPPPPPPLSRAVIPSKRPRVSLSGGGSRRTKTSFSSSSKSSQRTSRTMKVDDLQTIKRELTQIKHKVDYLLDSLERMEKDHSKKSDMKSSKADPAEVSPLHSSTPTKKEDSLKRDRERDSQGLNDSEEEGDLLDDEDEVKSRGREDEEEEGEQEEGEDDGDSTNGDES, from the exons ATGGCCAGCAGCAACGTCACCAACAAGACAGACCCCCGCTCCCTGAATTCCCGCGTCTTCATCGGCAACCTCAACACCCTGCTGGTCACCAAGGCCGACGTGGAGGCCATCTTCTCCAAGTACGGTAAGATTGTCGGCTGCTCCGTCCACAAGGGCTACGCCTTCGTCCAGTACTCCAACGAGAGGAACGCCCGGGCCGCTGTTGCCGGCGAAGACGGACGCATGATCGTAGGACAAGTGTTAG ACATTAACCTGGCAGGCGAACCCAAGCCGCACAGATCGAAGACAGGGAAGCGTTCAGCTGGAGACATGTACAG TTCCTCTTTCGATTTGGATTATGACTTTCAGAGGGATTATTATGATAG GATGTACTCCTATCAGTCCCGGGTGCCTCCGCCTCCTCCACCCCTGTCCCGCGCCGTCATCCCCTCAAAGCGTCCAAGGGTCAGCCTGAGCGGCGGAGGCAGCAGACGAACCAAAACcagcttctcttcctcctccaagAGTAGCCAAAGGACCTCTCGCACAA TGAAGGTAGACGATCTGCAGACCATAAAGAGAGAACTCACCCAGATCAAACACAAGGTGGACTACCTTCTAGACAGCCTAGAGCGCATGGAGAAGGATCACAGCAAGAAGTCAG ACATGAAGAGCTCCAAAGCAGATCCAGCTGAGGTGTCTCCGCTCCACTCCTCCACCCCCACGAAGAAGGAGGACAGCCTGAAACGCGACAGAGAGAGGGACAGCCAGGGCCTGAACGACTCCGAGGAGGAGGGAGATCTGctggatgatgaagatgag gtgaaaagcagagggagagaggatgaagaggaggaaggtgagcaggaggaaggagaggacgaCGGAGATAGTACCAATGGAGACGagtcctaa
- the hnrnpc gene encoding heterogeneous nuclear ribonucleoproteins C1/C2 isoform X1 yields the protein MICAFVFEATFLSIDKSWSSSSTSSLMASSNVTNKTDPRSLNSRVFIGNLNTLLVTKADVEAIFSKYGKIVGCSVHKGYAFVQYSNERNARAAVAGEDGRMIVGQVLDINLAGEPKPHRSKTGKRSAGDMYSSSFDLDYDFQRDYYDRMYSYQSRVPPPPPPLSRAVIPSKRPRVSLSGGGSRRTKTSFSSSSKSSQRTSRTMKVDDLQTIKRELTQIKHKVDYLLDSLERMEKDHSKKSDMKSSKADPAEVSPLHSSTPTKKEDSLKRDRERDSQGLNDSEEEGDLLDDEDEVKSRGREDEEEEGEQEEGEDDGDSTNGDES from the exons TTGGTCGTCGTCCTCCACCTCCAGCCTGATGGCCAGCAGCAACGTCACCAACAAGACAGACCCCCGCTCCCTGAATTCCCGCGTCTTCATCGGCAACCTCAACACCCTGCTGGTCACCAAGGCCGACGTGGAGGCCATCTTCTCCAAGTACGGTAAGATTGTCGGCTGCTCCGTCCACAAGGGCTACGCCTTCGTCCAGTACTCCAACGAGAGGAACGCCCGGGCCGCTGTTGCCGGCGAAGACGGACGCATGATCGTAGGACAAGTGTTAG ACATTAACCTGGCAGGCGAACCCAAGCCGCACAGATCGAAGACAGGGAAGCGTTCAGCTGGAGACATGTACAG TTCCTCTTTCGATTTGGATTATGACTTTCAGAGGGATTATTATGATAG GATGTACTCCTATCAGTCCCGGGTGCCTCCGCCTCCTCCACCCCTGTCCCGCGCCGTCATCCCCTCAAAGCGTCCAAGGGTCAGCCTGAGCGGCGGAGGCAGCAGACGAACCAAAACcagcttctcttcctcctccaagAGTAGCCAAAGGACCTCTCGCACAA TGAAGGTAGACGATCTGCAGACCATAAAGAGAGAACTCACCCAGATCAAACACAAGGTGGACTACCTTCTAGACAGCCTAGAGCGCATGGAGAAGGATCACAGCAAGAAGTCAG ACATGAAGAGCTCCAAAGCAGATCCAGCTGAGGTGTCTCCGCTCCACTCCTCCACCCCCACGAAGAAGGAGGACAGCCTGAAACGCGACAGAGAGAGGGACAGCCAGGGCCTGAACGACTCCGAGGAGGAGGGAGATCTGctggatgatgaagatgag gtgaaaagcagagggagagaggatgaagaggaggaaggtgagcaggaggaaggagaggacgaCGGAGATAGTACCAATGGAGACGagtcctaa